One region of Streptomyces davaonensis JCM 4913 genomic DNA includes:
- a CDS encoding anti-sigma factor family protein — translation MISCSEAVDRLWAYLDASIGGAERQAVEEHLALCLRCCGELEFAVELRRFLAASGREEIPPDVLARLRTALEGLGP, via the coding sequence GTGATCAGCTGTTCCGAGGCCGTGGACAGGCTCTGGGCATACCTCGACGCCAGCATCGGCGGGGCCGAGCGGCAGGCCGTGGAGGAGCATCTCGCCCTGTGCCTGCGCTGTTGCGGTGAGCTGGAGTTCGCCGTCGAGCTACGGCGGTTCCTGGCCGCCTCGGGGCGCGAGGAGATCCCGCCGGACGTCCTGGCCCGCCTGCGGACCGCATTGGAGGGGCTGGGCCCATGA
- a CDS encoding methyltransferase domain-containing protein, producing MSRDLMHTAEIKELVRDAYRHVPPTTEAVARVLYSPQELAGIPQSAISRSLGVANHLRHADIRPGDTVLDLGCGGGIDTIMAARRLGPGGRVIALDFLPEMLARTAQAAAEAGLANVEPLEGELEAIPLDDTSVDVIISNGVINLSPRKARVMAECARVLRPGGRLCVSDLTVHQEDLPPEILTRPAAWAGCVAGALSEDDVVRKLARAGFQDIDIVYRRPLSIDDCALYPLFDADTITLMRRLVPPEKQHTVAVAVVVCARNGPTHMTS from the coding sequence ATGAGCAGAGACCTGATGCACACCGCCGAGATCAAGGAACTGGTCCGCGATGCCTACCGGCACGTCCCGCCGACGACCGAGGCCGTCGCCCGCGTGCTGTACAGCCCGCAGGAGCTCGCCGGCATACCGCAGTCCGCGATCTCCCGCTCCCTCGGAGTCGCCAACCACCTGCGCCACGCCGACATCCGCCCCGGCGACACCGTCCTGGACCTCGGCTGCGGCGGCGGGATCGACACCATCATGGCGGCCCGCCGGCTCGGCCCCGGCGGCCGGGTCATCGCTCTCGACTTCCTCCCGGAGATGCTCGCCCGCACCGCCCAAGCCGCGGCCGAAGCCGGCCTGGCCAACGTCGAGCCCCTCGAGGGCGAACTCGAAGCCATCCCCCTCGACGACACCTCGGTGGACGTCATCATCTCCAACGGCGTGATCAACCTGTCCCCGCGCAAGGCACGCGTGATGGCGGAATGCGCGCGCGTCCTGCGTCCAGGCGGCCGGCTCTGCGTCTCCGACCTCACCGTGCACCAGGAGGACCTGCCCCCCGAGATCCTCACCCGGCCGGCCGCCTGGGCCGGGTGCGTGGCAGGCGCGCTCTCGGAGGACGACGTCGTACGCAAACTCGCGCGCGCCGGATTCCAGGACATCGACATCGTCTACCGCCGGCCCCTGAGTATCGACGACTGTGCGCTGTACCCCCTGTTCGACGCCGACACCATCACCCTCATGCGACGCCTGGTGCCCCCGGAGAAGCAGCACACCGTCGCCGTGGCAGTCGTCGTCTGCGCCCGCAACGGACCCACGCACATGACTAGCTGA
- a CDS encoding RNA polymerase sigma factor, which produces MPVTETSRQRADFRDLVRDQLPRLYSLARVLVGDEAEDAVQDCMVKAFEHYGQLHDPAAGAAWLRSILVNCCHDRLRTRARQPEPVDFDDLAAECFSLYRKIAYEDPFPYSDSVHLDFLHGFSRDDVRSVLLALPDIYRIPLVLVHMEGYLAKETAALLQVPLGTVLSRLQRGRKLFERGMWDYAQAHGLLKEDVR; this is translated from the coding sequence ATGCCGGTCACCGAGACCTCGCGGCAGCGGGCGGACTTCCGGGATCTGGTACGGGACCAGCTCCCGCGTCTGTACTCGCTCGCGCGCGTGCTGGTGGGCGACGAGGCGGAGGACGCCGTACAGGACTGCATGGTGAAGGCGTTCGAGCACTACGGGCAGCTGCACGACCCGGCGGCCGGGGCCGCGTGGCTCAGGTCGATCCTGGTCAACTGCTGTCACGACCGGCTGCGTACCAGGGCGCGGCAGCCCGAGCCCGTCGACTTCGACGACCTGGCAGCCGAGTGCTTCTCGCTCTACCGGAAGATCGCCTACGAGGACCCCTTCCCGTACTCGGACTCCGTGCACCTCGACTTCCTGCACGGCTTCAGCCGGGACGACGTGCGTTCGGTGCTGCTGGCCCTGCCGGACATCTACCGCATCCCCCTCGTCCTGGTGCACATGGAGGGCTACCTGGCCAAGGAGACGGCCGCGCTGCTCCAGGTGCCGCTGGGCACCGTGCTCTCCCGGCTCCAACGGGGCCGCAAGCTGTTCGAGCGGGGCATGTGGGACTACGCGCAGGCCCACGGGCTGCTGAAGGAGGACGTACGGTGA
- a CDS encoding methyltransferase domain-containing protein — protein MTEPQTRVLDTRELETKVKDLYGQVAAAPGGDFHFELGRPLAVRLGYPAAVLDRIPAEAVESFAGVGHALDLAALQPGERVLDLGSGSGTDVFCAALAVGPTGRVIGVDFTPAQIDKARRLSAAGGFDRVELREGRIEDLPVANADIDCVISNGVINLSPDKQRVFAEAARVLRPGGRLAIADLVTERPLSDAITAQADLWASCIAGAAQEDTYRHLIEIAGLRVLRSRPNPYGFLSERARNASARYGVKSISLLAVKPRTPGGA, from the coding sequence ATGACCGAGCCGCAGACCCGGGTGCTGGACACCCGGGAACTGGAGACGAAGGTGAAGGACCTGTACGGGCAGGTGGCCGCCGCGCCGGGCGGAGACTTCCACTTCGAGCTGGGCAGGCCCCTGGCCGTACGCCTCGGCTACCCCGCCGCCGTCCTGGACCGGATCCCGGCCGAGGCCGTCGAGTCGTTCGCCGGCGTCGGCCATGCACTGGACCTGGCGGCGCTCCAGCCGGGCGAGCGCGTGCTGGATCTGGGCAGCGGCTCCGGCACCGATGTCTTCTGCGCCGCGCTGGCCGTCGGCCCGACGGGCCGGGTCATCGGCGTCGACTTCACGCCGGCCCAGATCGACAAGGCCCGCCGTCTTTCGGCGGCCGGCGGATTCGACCGGGTGGAGCTGCGGGAGGGCCGCATCGAGGACCTGCCGGTCGCGAATGCCGACATCGACTGCGTCATCTCCAACGGGGTGATCAACCTTTCCCCGGACAAGCAGCGGGTCTTCGCCGAGGCTGCACGAGTCCTGCGCCCCGGCGGCCGCCTCGCCATAGCCGACCTCGTCACCGAACGTCCGCTGAGCGACGCGATCACCGCACAGGCCGATCTGTGGGCCTCCTGCATCGCCGGCGCGGCCCAGGAGGACACCTACCGCCACCTGATCGAAATCGCCGGGCTGCGCGTCCTGCGCAGCCGACCGAATCCCTACGGATTCCTCAGCGAGCGGGCCCGCAACGCCAGTGCCCGCTACGGCGTCAAGAGCATCTCCCTGCTCGCCGTCAAACCTCGCACCCCAGGAGGCGCGTGA